The genomic DNA CAGGCCCTCCTTGGCGGGGTCGGCGACGGCCGCGATGTCGAAGATGACGACGAGCGCGACCTCGATGATCAGCAGGACGCCGAGCACGCGCGCGTTGACGTCGATCTTCAGCCAGCCGAGCGCGCCGACGGCGAGCACGGCCACCAACGCCGGTATCCACCAGGCGACTTGGAGGTCGGCGTAGGTGGAGAACAGCCCGGAGACCTCGAAGCCGAAGATGCCGTAGATACCGACCTGGAGGGCGTTGTACGCGACGAGTGCCACCAGGGCCGCGCTCGCGCCCGCGGTGCCGCCGAGGCCGCGGGAGATGTACGCGTAGAAGGCGCCCGCGTTGTGGACGTGCCGGCTCATCTCCGCGTAGCCGACGCTGAAGAGGACGAGGACGACGCCGAGGAGGACGAAGAGCAGCGGCTGCCCTTCGATGCCCATCACCGCGAATGTGGTGGGCATGACACCCGCGACCACCATGAGGGGTGCGGTCGCGGCGAGCACGGAGAGCAGCAGGCCTCCGGTGCCGAGGCGGTCGGCGCGCAGGGCGCGCTCCTGCCCTCTGAACGTGCTGATGCCGCTGCCTCTGCTGCCGCCGCCGTCCGCGGTGGCGCTGCTCGTGCTGGAACTGCCCGTCGTCATGGCGGGAACGTCCTTTCGGGGTCGCTACGGGGGCGTTACTACGGTTGCGTTTCGTCGCTACCGGTGCGTTGCTACGACTTCGTCACGTCGCTACGGAGTCGTTGGTACGGGGGTGTTACGACGTTCCGAGCGCGCTGTCGCGTGCGGCACGGAAGGCGGTGAGCGGGTCGCGGTCCGGGTAGGACCACGGGGCCGGGGTCGGGTGCTCCCCGATGCGGTGGAACAGGGCGGCAGCCTCGGCGCCGCGCCCCTCGCAGGACTTGGCGTGGGCGAGGAAGTTGAGGTCGACCAGGCGGCGCGGATGCCCTTCGTGCTCCCACTCCAGCCACCAGTCGAACGCGGCCTTCATCACCTGCCGGGCCCGGCGTCCGGTCCAGTGCCCGGAGGCGGCCGGGTCGGCGGGTTCCAGGCCGGCCGCGGCCAGCACGCGGTAGCGCTCGGCGTGCGCGATGACCGGCAGGATGGCGAGCGGGGAGTCGGCGGGGGCCTGTTCGGCGGCCCAGTAGGCGAAGTCGTAGACCTCGTGCAGCGGGTCGACGCCCGCGTCGGCGCGGCGCTCCGCGAGCCGGGCCACCATCAGATGGTGGGCGTGGTGATGGTCGGCGTAGCGGTGGCGGACCTCGTCGAAGAGCTGGACGACGCCCTCGTCGGTGCCGAGGGTGTGCTCCAGGAGGAGCAGTCCGAGCCACGGCGTCGGGTCGTCGGGCAGCCGGGTCGCCGCCGTACGGCAGGCCTCGCGGGCGCGGACCGGCTTCTCCTTGCCCGCGAGCACCCGCTGGACCAGGGCCACGGCGAGCAGGACGGAGGCGTCACCGGACTCCGGTTCGGCGAGGAGCCAGTCGCGGGCCCAGGCGGCGGCGTAGGACTCCTGGGCGAGGACGGTGACCCGGTGGGCGCGGAGGTCCCACTCGTCGCCCGTCTCGGCGAGCAGTCCGCGCGCCGCCTGCCAGCGTCCTTGGGCCAACGCGGCGCGGGCGGCGACGAGTTGATCGTCGTCGAGCGCGGCGTCGAAGGCCTGGGACGCCCGCTTGTGACGACGTCCGAGGGGTGGCGGGGGTGGGGACACCCGGGAATTCCTCACGATCCTCACGCGACGCTGCGGGATGTCGGCACGCTATCGGCCGAACACGCACAGCAAACCCTCCACCAATACTTCACGTCAAGTGCCGTACTGCTGTTACACCTGTCAACTTCCGTTACGTATGGGGCACTTGTGGCACAACCCTTTACCCAGGACGGTACGCTCCGAAGCGTTCGCGAGTCATCGATGTGGCGTACGCCATGGCGCTCGGGCGCGCGGCGACGGACCATGGGAGGACCGTCCCGCATCCGGGCACTCCCAGGGGCAAGCCGGGCCCTGGGGCGCTACAGTCGCCGCAACGCACCCCGTAGCCCGGCCTGACGATCGAGGTACGCAGCGTGTCCCTTCTGGTTCTGATGCTCGCCGTGAGTGCGGCCTGTTGCCTCGGCTTCGGGTTCGTGCTCCAGCAGAACGCGGCCCAGCAGGCACCCCTGAGCGACTTCCTCTCCCCGCGGATCCTCCTCGACCTGATGCGGGTGCCGCGCTGGCTCGGCGGCATCGGCCTGATGATCGCGGGCATGGTGCTCGGCGCGATCGCGCTCGGCAAGGGCGAGGTCTCCCTCGTGGAACCCCTCCTCGCGACGAACCTCCTCTTCGCGCTGGCGCTCTCCCGCAAGCAGACGAGACAACCCCTGGGCCGCCAGGGCTGGGCGGGCCTCGCGCTCCTCGCGGGCGGCGTCACGACCTTCATCGTCGCGGGCGAGCCGAGCAGCGGAACGCCGGTCACCGACCCCTTCCGCCACTGGCTGATCATCGGCGCGATGGTGGGCCTCGCCCTCCTCCTCACGACGTACGCCAAACGCTCCCGCCTCAGCTCGGGCCCGGTCCTCCTGGCCCTGGCGGCGGGCCTGCTCTACGGCGTGCAGGACGCGCTCACCCGGGTCAGCGGCCAGCGCTTCACCGAGGGCGGCCTCACGGAACTCCTCACGGGCTGGCAGCCGTACGGCGTGCTGGCGCTCGGGGTGACCGGCCTGGTCCTCGTCCAGAGCGCCTTCGAGACGGCTCCCCTGCGCATGTCCCTGCCGGCCCTCACCGCGGCCCAGCCACTCGCCGGGATCATCTGCGGGGTGGGTTTCCTGGGCGACCGGTTGCGCGCCGACACGGGCGCGCTGGCCTGGGAGGCGGTGGGCCTCGCCGGGATCGTCGTGGGCATCCTGCTCCTCGGCATGCACCCCGCGATGCCACGCGGCACGACGAAGCCGAAGCCGGCCCCGGCCCTACAGCCGCACTGACCACTCCCCGCCCCTGTCCTGAACGAGGCTGTAACGAGGCTGTTTGGATGGAGGCATGAGCGCAGCGGACGAAATCCTCGACATCGTCGACGAGCACGACCACGTCATCGGCCGATCCCCCCGCGGCGAGGCCTACGCACAGGGCCTGCGCCACCGCGCGGTCTTCATCCAGACCCGCGACGCGCACGGCCGCGTCTTCGTCCACCGCCGCACCCCCACCAAACTCGTCTTCCCCTCCCTCTACGACATGTTCGTCGGCGGGGTGGTCGGCGCGGGCGAGTCCTACGACGACGCGGCGCTGCGCGAGGCCGAGGAGGAACTGGGCGTCGACGGCCTGCCCCGCCCCACGTTCCTCTTCAAGTTCCTGTACGACGACGGCGCCGGGCAGACCTGGTGGTCGGCGGTGTACGAGGTGCGCTGCGAGCTGCCGGTCAGCCCGCAGGTCGAGGAGGTCGCCTGGCACGACTTCCTGGCGGAGGGCGAGATCGAGAGGCGGCTGGCCGAATGGGAGTGGGTGCCGGACGGCATGGCGGCCTACGAGCGGCTCAAGGAGTACCGGAAGCCGGCGGCGCACCGGTCACAACCGGCCGGATAGGGTCCTGCTCGTGATCGATTTCGCACGGAACGTCCGGCTGTGGTTCGCGCCCCAGGACATCAGCAAGGAGGGGAGCACACCCGACTACCGGTTCTCGCTGGCGAACGAGCGCACCTTCCTGGCCTGGCTGCGCACCGCGCTCGCGCTGATCGGCGGGGGCTTCGCGGTGGACCAGTTCCTGCCGGACCTGCCCTGGGCCTGGCGGGTCGGCCTGGCCCTCGCGCTGCTCGGGGCGGGCGTGCTGTGCTCACTGCGCGCGGTCAATCACTGGGTGCGCTGCGAGCGGGCGATGCGGCGGGGCGAGGATCTGCCGGTGTCCCGTTTCCCGGCACTGCTGAGCGTCGCCGTGGCGATCGTGGCCCTGGTGATGGTCGTCGTCGTACTGGCCGGCTGGGAAGGATGACCAGACCCCCCACCCCGGACCGCGACCCGGGCCTGCAACCCGAACGAACCCGACTGGCCTGGCGCCGTACGACCCTGTCGGGCACGGTCGCCGCCGTCCTCGCCACGAAGGCCGCACTGCACAACGGAATCCACCCGGAAGGCATCATCGTCTGCGCCCTTTGCTGCGCGCTCTGGCTGGGCTTCCTCACCATCGCCCACCACCGCATCCGCACCCTCGCGGCAGGCGGCACACCCCCACCCCTGTCCCCCCGACACGCCACCGCGGCGGTGCTGTGCACGGTGGCCATGGCGGCGTGCGCGGCGGTACTCGTGTACTGAGGGCGATGGAACCGAAGCCGTACGGCCGGAGTTCAGGACGACCCACTCACCCGCACCCGCCGTCGTACGCGAGCGGGTCGTGGCGGTACGGCGAGCCCGCCGCGTAGCTGGTCCCCACGCGTTCGACTCTGGCAGCACCAGAGGGGCGCAACCTGCGGCGGGCTCGTCGTACCGCCACGACCCCGACGCCCCCACCGGCCACGGCGCCACGCACCCCGGATGACCCGATATGGGCGATTCGCATGGCACCCTGTCCGACGTCAACTCCCGCACTTCCGAAGGTGAGCACGATGACCACCCTTCACCTGGAGCACTCCTCCCACACCCACTCCCACGGCCCCGCCTGCGGGCACGCCACCGTGCCGCACGGCGACCACGTCGACTACGCGCACGACGGTCACCTGCACCGCGAACACGGCGGCCACTGGGACGAGTGCGAGCCGGGCGGCCATGTCGCCCACCAGGAGCACGCGCACCAGCACGGTCAGGACTGCGGACACGAGAGCGTGCTGCACGGCGACCACGTGGACTACGTGCACGACGGCCACCGGCACGCCCTGCACGACGGTCACTGGGACGACCACTGAGGCGACCCCCACAGCCGGCGACGGCCCGAATGCACCACCCCACAGCTCCCCGCCGCCCCGGCGCGGGGAGCTGTCGGCTTATCGTGGCCCCGGTCACGTTTCGCTCCCCTACTGGACGACATACCGACCGGTCGGCATGATGGTTCGAGTCAGCCGAGTCCTGTTCATCCGTTCGTAGGAGTGATGTATGAGCCCCGACCACCCGCCCGGACTCGATCTCGACCGGCTGCGCGGTCTGCTCGACCGCGAGCGGCCCGGTCTGGTCACCGGCCCCTTGTCGGGCCGGCTGATCGAGGGCGGACGGTCGAACCTCACCTACGCGGTCACCGACGACTCCGCGAAGTGGGTCGTACGGCGCCCCCCGCTCGGCCACGTCCTGGCCACCGCGCACGACATGAAGCGCGAGCACCGGGTGATCAGCGCCCTGCACCCGACGAACGTGCCGGTGCCGAAACCCATCCTCCTGTGCGAGGACGACGAGGTGCTCGGGGCGCCGTTCTACGTCATGGAGTTCGTGGAGGGCACCCCGTACCGCACGGCAGACGAGCTGGCCCCGCTGGGCCCGGAGCGCACCCGCGGCGCGGTCCTCGAACTGGTCGACACGCTGGTCGAGTTGCACGCCGTGGACCCCGCCGAGGTCGGCCTCGCGGACTTCGGCCGTCCCGAGGGCTTCCTGGACCGCCAACTCCGCCGCTGGGGCAAGCAGTTGGACGCCTCCCGCAACCGCGAGCTGGCCGGAGTCGAAGAGCTGCACGCGGCCCTCGGCCGCCGCCTCCCCGACTCCCCCACCCCAGCCGTCGTACACGGCGACTACCGCCTCGACAACGTACTGATCGGCGAGGACGACAAGATCAAGGCGATCCTCGACTGGGAGATGTCCACGCTCGGCGACCCGCTCACCGACCTGGGCCTGCTGGTGATGTACAGCATCCCGCTGGAGCTGCCCAACTCCCCCATTTCCACGACCGCTTCGGCCCCGGGCCACCCCGCCCCGGCCGAGCTGATCGAACGGTACGCCGCGCGCTCGGGGCGCGACGTGTCGTCGGTCGCCTGGTACACGGCGTTCGCGTGGTTCAAGCTCGCCGTGATCCTGGAGGGCATCCACTACCGCTACACCCTGGGCCAGACGGTCGGCCGCGGCTTCGACCGCATCGGCGAACTGGTTCCCGTCTTCATCGAGCACGGCCTGACCACCCTTCAGGAAGGCTGATCCACCATGGACTTCGCGTTCGACGCACACACCGAGGAACTGCGCGCCAAGCTCCTGGCCTTCATGGACGAGTACGTATATCCGGCCGAAGCTGTGGCCGAAGACCAGCGCGCTCAGCTCGCCTCCCCCTGGGACACCCCCGCCGTGGTGGGGGAGTTGAAGGCGGAGGCCCGCAGGCAGGGCCTGTGGAACCTCTTCCTGCCGGACGCCGAGTACGGCGGCGGCCTGACCAACCTCCAGTACGCACCGCTGGCCGAAATCACCGGCCGCTCCCCGCACTTGGCACCGACCGCGCTGAACTGCGCGGCGCCGGACACCGGCAACATGGAAGTCCTCTACCAGTTCGGCGACGAGCAGCAGAAGAAGCAGTGGCTGGAGCCGCTGCTGGCCGGTGAGATCCGCTCTGCGTTCGCGATGACCGAGCCGGAGGTGGCCTCCTCGGACGCCACGAACATCACCACCCTCATCGAGCGGGACGGCGACGACTACGTCATCACGGGCCGCAAGTGGTACATCTCCGGGGCGATGAACCCGGACTGCAAGATCTTCATCGTGATGGGCAAGACGGACCCGGACGGGCCCGACATCCGCCGTCAGCAGTCCATGATCCTCGTGCCCCGCGACACCCCGGGCGTCACGGTCAAGCGCGCGATGCAGGTCTTCGGCTACGAGGACCACTCGCACGGCGGCCACGCCGAGGTGGTCTTCGACCACGCGCGCGTGCCGGTGACGAACCTGATCGGCGAGGAGGGCGGCGGCTTCGCCATCGCCCAGGCGCGGCTCGGCCCGGGCCGTATCCA from Streptomyces sp. NBC_01478 includes the following:
- a CDS encoding acyl-CoA dehydrogenase family protein, with product MDFAFDAHTEELRAKLLAFMDEYVYPAEAVAEDQRAQLASPWDTPAVVGELKAEARRQGLWNLFLPDAEYGGGLTNLQYAPLAEITGRSPHLAPTALNCAAPDTGNMEVLYQFGDEQQKKQWLEPLLAGEIRSAFAMTEPEVASSDATNITTLIERDGDDYVITGRKWYISGAMNPDCKIFIVMGKTDPDGPDIRRQQSMILVPRDTPGVTVKRAMQVFGYEDHSHGGHAEVVFDHARVPVTNLIGEEGGGFAIAQARLGPGRIHHCMRLIGMAERAIELMCQRAVSRVAFGKALAQQGVVHNWIADARVAVEQLRLLVLKTAWMMDTVGNKGAHAEIQAIKIATPRTVVGILDKAIQLHGAGGVSQDFPLAELYASARTLMLADGPDEVHQRSLARRELKKYL
- a CDS encoding DMT family transporter, coding for MSLLVLMLAVSAACCLGFGFVLQQNAAQQAPLSDFLSPRILLDLMRVPRWLGGIGLMIAGMVLGAIALGKGEVSLVEPLLATNLLFALALSRKQTRQPLGRQGWAGLALLAGGVTTFIVAGEPSSGTPVTDPFRHWLIIGAMVGLALLLTTYAKRSRLSSGPVLLALAAGLLYGVQDALTRVSGQRFTEGGLTELLTGWQPYGVLALGVTGLVLVQSAFETAPLRMSLPALTAAQPLAGIICGVGFLGDRLRADTGALAWEAVGLAGIVVGILLLGMHPAMPRGTTKPKPAPALQPH
- a CDS encoding phosphotransferase family protein; translated protein: MSPDHPPGLDLDRLRGLLDRERPGLVTGPLSGRLIEGGRSNLTYAVTDDSAKWVVRRPPLGHVLATAHDMKREHRVISALHPTNVPVPKPILLCEDDEVLGAPFYVMEFVEGTPYRTADELAPLGPERTRGAVLELVDTLVELHAVDPAEVGLADFGRPEGFLDRQLRRWGKQLDASRNRELAGVEELHAALGRRLPDSPTPAVVHGDYRLDNVLIGEDDKIKAILDWEMSTLGDPLTDLGLLVMYSIPLELPNSPISTTASAPGHPAPAELIERYAARSGRDVSSVAWYTAFAWFKLAVILEGIHYRYTLGQTVGRGFDRIGELVPVFIEHGLTTLQEG
- a CDS encoding DUF202 domain-containing protein, whose amino-acid sequence is MTRPPTPDRDPGLQPERTRLAWRRTTLSGTVAAVLATKAALHNGIHPEGIIVCALCCALWLGFLTIAHHRIRTLAAGGTPPPLSPRHATAAVLCTVAMAACAAVLVY
- a CDS encoding NUDIX hydrolase, producing the protein MSAADEILDIVDEHDHVIGRSPRGEAYAQGLRHRAVFIQTRDAHGRVFVHRRTPTKLVFPSLYDMFVGGVVGAGESYDDAALREAEEELGVDGLPRPTFLFKFLYDDGAGQTWWSAVYEVRCELPVSPQVEEVAWHDFLAEGEIERRLAEWEWVPDGMAAYERLKEYRKPAAHRSQPAG
- a CDS encoding YidH family protein, which encodes MIDFARNVRLWFAPQDISKEGSTPDYRFSLANERTFLAWLRTALALIGGGFAVDQFLPDLPWAWRVGLALALLGAGVLCSLRAVNHWVRCERAMRRGEDLPVSRFPALLSVAVAIVALVMVVVVLAGWEG